In Megalopta genalis isolate 19385.01 chromosome 7, iyMegGena1_principal, whole genome shotgun sequence, a single window of DNA contains:
- the LOC117220379 gene encoding uncharacterized protein LOC117220379, with amino-acid sequence MIEKNEDNTDTDSNLDRRKLISDKKTFLEKHFLEVQKEIKVSFAQLAQTLYAREKQLLRQSEALYRQQISLTLSNPEILPPSITILDDRNTLEEQIKQFGRIELTGSNTTVITDLEPYKIQEYQDINKDHVSFDKSVKGSEDVSPNGDMEELSTVEDRKVKNITNGLKTFSIEYLTENTSKISNFQDKQSEENLNRSPKINPDFKNNDFNFENAITEQQNDGTILRNSGRNIMEEQQNSHELPKQVQQWLDQIVLETETEPTIHEVKKHLK; translated from the exons ATGATAGAGAAAAATGAAGATAATACCGACACCGATAGCAATCTTGACAGAAGAAAACTAATATCCGACAAGAAAACATTTTTGGAGAAACACTTTCTTGAG GTTCAAAAGGAAATCAAAGTTTCCTTCGCACAATTGGCACAGACATTATATGCTAGAGAGAAACAACTGTTACGGCAGTCAGAAGCACTTTATAGACAACAAATATCTTTGACATTATCAAATCCTGAAATTCTTCCTCCGTCTATAACAATATTAGATGATAGGAACACCCTTGAAGAACAAATTAAACAATTTGGAAGAATAGAACTGACAGGTTCTAACACGACAGTAATTACTGACTTAGAACCATATAAGATTCAGGAATATCAAGATATTAATAAAGATCATGTCAGCTTCGACAAATCTGTTAAAGGTTCAGAGGATGTTTCTCCTAATGGTGATATGGAAGAGTTATCTACAGTAGAAGACAGAAAGGTGAAAAATATCACCAATGGTTTAAAAACATTTAGCATAGAGTACCTAACAGAAAATACCAGTaagatttctaattttcaagacAAACAATCTGAAGAAAATTTGAACCGATCTCCAAAAATAAATCCAGACTTCAAAAACAATGATTTTAATTTCGAAAATGCCATTACTGAGCAACAGAATGATGGCACAATTCTCAGGAATTCTGGAAGAAATATTATGGAAGAGCAGCAAAATTCTCATGAACTGCCAAAGCAAGTTCAACAATGGTTAGATCAGATAGTTCTGGAAACAGAAACAGAGCCAACTATACATGAAGTAAAAAAACACTTAAAATAA
- the Gat-a gene encoding GABA neurotransmitter transporter-1A, with the protein MTEASREPELGDPENPDKTALNLTSSKQKPLPERGTWSTKLDFILSVVGLAIGLGNVWRFPYLCYKNGGGAFLIPYFLTLVLAGIPMFFMELALGQMLTVGGLGVFKIAPLFKGIGYAAAVMSCWMNVYYIVILAWAIFYFFMSMRSELAWGSCNNSWNTKYCVNPYDRDSLPCWGKATRHHKAVSIVQICTVNGVNMTVADLTDPVKEFWERRALQISDGIEHVGNIRWELAGTLLLVWILCYFCIWKGVKWTGKVVYFTSLFPYVLLTILLIRGITLPGAMEGIRFYISPNLSKLRESEVWIDAVTQIFFSYGLGLGTLVALGSYNKFTNNVYKDALIVCSVNSSTSMFAGFVIFSVVGFMAHEQQKPVAEVAASGPGLAFLAYPSAVLQLPGAPLWSCLFFFMLLLIGLDSQFCTMEGFVTAMVDEWPQLLRRRKEIFIAIVCVLSYIIGLSCISQGGMYVFQILDSYAVSGFCLLFLIFFECISISWAFGVDRFYDAIRDMIGYYPLMWWKLCWTFTTPLICVGVFIFNLVQWTPVKYLDYEYPWWSHVLGWMTALSSMLCIPGYMLYAWKTTPGDVLTKFKLLVRIEDDVASLRMKMGQPSLELTPL; encoded by the exons ATGACGGAGGCATCGAGAGAACCGGAACTCGGGGATCCCGAAAACCCTGACAAAACCGCGTTAAATCTGACGTCCAGCAAACAGAAGCCACTACCAGAACGTGGTACATGGAGCACCAAATTAGATTTTATTTTGAGCGTG GTTGGCTTGGCGATTGGTTTGGGAAACGTTTGGAGATTTCCGTATCTCTGTTACAAAAATGGCGGCGGCGCTTTTTTAATACCATACTTCTTGACGCTGGTGCTCGCCGGGATCCCGATGTTCTTCATGGAGCTAGCCCTTGGTCAAATGCTTACCGTCGGTGGCCTCGGTGTTTTCAAGATAGCGCCGCTTTTCAAAGGCATCGGTTATGCCGCCGCTGTCATGTCCTGCTGGATGAACGTCTATTACATTGTCATCCTTGCTTGGgcaatcttctacttcttcaTGTCTATGCGAAGCG AGCTGGCCTGGGGAAGCTGCAACAATTCCTGGAACACGAAGTACTGTGTGAATCCTTACGACAGGGACTCGTTGCCATGCTGGGGCAAAGCGACCAGGCATCATAAGGCCGTCAGCATTGTCCAGATATGTACTGTGAACGGCGTTAACATGACGGTCGCGGACCTCACCGACCCTGTGAAAGAGTTTTGGGA GCGACGGGCGCTCCAGATCAGCGATGGTATAGAGCATGTAGGGAATATCCGTTGGGAACTGGCTGGTACCCTACTTTTGGTCTGGATCCTCTGTTACTTCTGCATTTGGAAGGGTGTAAAGTGGACCGGAAAAGTCGTTTACTTCACCTCACTTTTCCCGTACGTCTTGTTAACGATCCTTCTGATTCGCGGGATCACCCTGCCTGGTGCCATGGAGGGCATTCGATTCTACATTAGTCCGAATCTCTCGAAATTAAGAGAGTCGGAG GTCTGGATAGACGCGGTCACCCAAATCTTCTTCTCCTATGGCCTAGGCTTGGGCACGTTGGTGGCTCTTGGTAGTTACAATAAGTTCACGAATAACGTCTACAAGGACGCTTTGATAGTGTGTTCGGTGAATTCGTCAACCAGCATGTTCGCCGGTTTCGTGATATTCTCTGTAGTGGGCTTCATGGCCCACGAGCAGCAGAAACCGGTTGCAGAAGTAGCCGCTTCCGGTCCGGGATTGGCCTTCTTGGCTTATCCTTCCGCGGTTCTTCAGCTCCCGGGAGCGCCATTATGGTCTTGCTTGTTCTTCTTCATGCTTCTACTTATTGGCTTGGATTCGCAGTTTTGCACCATGGAAGGATTCGTTACTGCCATG GTTGATGAGTGGCCACAGTTGCTTCGACGACGCAAGGAAATTTTCATAGCGATCGTATGCGTGCTGTCTTACATTATAGGACTCTCCTGTATATCCCAAGGTGGCATGTACGTCTTCCAGATCCTCGACTCGTACGCCGTTTCCGGATTTTGTCTTCTATTCTTAATCTTCTTCGAGTGTATCTCGATAAGTTGGGCATTCGGCGTCGATCGATTTTATGACGCTATCAGAGACATGATTGGATATTATCCCCTGATGTGGTGGAAACTTTGTTGGACGTTCACCACTCCCTTGATTTGTGTA GGAGTCTTCATCTTTAATTTGGTACAATGGACACCTGTGAAGTATTTAGATTATGAATATCCGTGGTGGTCCCATGTCCTCGGCTGGATGACGGCCTTATCATCCATGCTGTGCATACCTGGTTATATGCTCTATGCCTGGAAGACAACGCCAGGAGACGTCTTAACG AAATTCAAGCTGCTGGTACGAATAGAAGATGACGTAGCAAGTCTGCGAATGAAAATGGGCCAACCGTCGCTCGAATTGACACCCCTTTAA
- the eIF3k gene encoding eukaryotic translation initiation factor 3 subunit K codes for MAEAMRQTVAGMLKGIERYNPDHLATLEKYVEIQSRENAYDLEANLAVLKLYQLNPHRFNMDITCQILLKALTNLPHTDFVLCKCLLSERIMQESPISEIMYLGDILEQCDFQHFWDRVFSMSELCDRIVGFQDSIRKFVCHVVGITFQTIDKSLLAQLLGGVDDNTLKHWVKKYGWKEESKTIIFIANQDENIKTKNITEKIDFENVAGLMAACL; via the exons ATGGCAGAAGCAATGCGGCAAACCGTGGCTGGTATGCTGAAAGGCATTGAAAG GTATAATCCAGATCATTTAGCAACTCTGGAAAAATATGTTGAAATACAATCAAGAGAAAATGCATATGACTTAGAAGCTAATCTAGCAGTTTTAAAACTTTATCAATTAAATCCGCATAGATTCAATATGGATATTACTTGTCAGATATTATTAAAAGCCCTGACAAATCTGCCTCACACTGATTTTGTTCTTTGCAAATGTCTCCTCAGTGAAAGAATC ATGCAAGAAAGTCCTATTAGCGAAATTATGTACCTAGGAGATATTTTAGAGCAGTGTGACTTTCAGCACTTTTGGGACAGAGTATTTTCAATGTCTGAACTTTGCGACAGAATTGTAGGTTTCCAAGACTCAATAAGGAAGTTTGTTTGCCATGTAGTGGGAATAACATTCCAGACTATAGATAAGAGTCTACTGGCACAACTACTTGGCGGTGTTGATG ATAATACCCTAAAACATTGGGTGAAAAAATATGGATGGAAGGAAGAGAGTAAAACGATTATCTTTATCGCCAATCAAGACGAAAACATAAAGACAAAGAATATTACAGAAAAAATAGATTTTGAAAACGTTGCTGGTTTAATGGCTGCTTGCCTTTAA
- the Dnz1 gene encoding DNZDHHC/NEW1 zinc finger protein 11 isoform X2: MFVRDPCGIVCIIVTYIAVFYADYVVVRWVILPSLQDSLWGPFHVVAFNTVVLLLIMSHLKAVCSDPGVVPLPQSRMDFSDIHTDNSETKIECDERDNWTVCTRCETYRPPKAHHCRICKRCIRRWDHHCPCLHCVILVLESALFGMFVIAVLVDQFLGILGEENTMERVQNSHHYKRNSSRTFVLLSQVCGKGHPILWMLPCQNPPKYTFRKDAYLIDHEI; this comes from the exons atgttcgtaAGAGACCCTTGTGGCATTGTGTGCATCATAGTCACGTACATTGCTGTATTTTATGCAGATTACGTCGTTGTACGTTGGGTTATTTTGCCTAGTTTACAAGACAG TTTGTGGGGTCCCTTTCATGTAGTGGCTTTCAACACTGTtgtattattattgataatgtCACATTTGAAGGCAGTCTGCAGTGATCCTGGTGTTGTACCACTACCACAAAGTCGTATGGACTTTTCTGATATTCATACAGATAATTCAGAGACAAAAATTGAATGTGATGAAAGAGACAATTGGACTGTGTGTACTAGGTGCGAAACTTATAGACCTCCCAAAGCCCATCATTGTAGAATTTGTAAACGATGTATTAGAAGATGGGATCATCATTGTCCCTG CTTGCACTGCGTTATATTGGTGTTGGAATCAGCGTTGTTTGGCATGTTTGTCATCGCAGTACTGGTAGACCAATTTCTAGGTATTCTGGGAGAAGAAAACACAATGGAACGTGTGCAAAATAGTCATCATTATAAGAGAAATAGTTCACGTACTTTTGTGTTACTGTCTCAGGTTTGTGGTAAGGGTCATCCAATTTTGTGGATGCTCCCATGCCAAAATCCACCAAAATATACTTTCAGAAAAGATGCGTACCTGATTGATCATGAAATTTAA
- the Dnz1 gene encoding DNZDHHC/NEW1 zinc finger protein 11 isoform X1, which yields MFVRDPCGIVCIIVTYIAVFYADYVVVRWVILPSLQDSLWGPFHVVAFNTVVLLLIMSHLKAVCSDPGVVPLPQSRMDFSDIHTDNSETKIECDERDNWTVCTRCETYRPPKAHHCRICKRCIRRWDHHCPWINNCVGERNQKYFIQFLVYVGILAIYALGLVITSWVIECSHCSNDMAVKQTRILHCVILVLESALFGMFVIAVLVDQFLGILGEENTMERVQNSHHYKRNSSRTFVLLSQVCGKGHPILWMLPCQNPPKYTFRKDAYLIDHEI from the exons atgttcgtaAGAGACCCTTGTGGCATTGTGTGCATCATAGTCACGTACATTGCTGTATTTTATGCAGATTACGTCGTTGTACGTTGGGTTATTTTGCCTAGTTTACAAGACAG TTTGTGGGGTCCCTTTCATGTAGTGGCTTTCAACACTGTtgtattattattgataatgtCACATTTGAAGGCAGTCTGCAGTGATCCTGGTGTTGTACCACTACCACAAAGTCGTATGGACTTTTCTGATATTCATACAGATAATTCAGAGACAAAAATTGAATGTGATGAAAGAGACAATTGGACTGTGTGTACTAGGTGCGAAACTTATAGACCTCCCAAAGCCCATCATTGTAGAATTTGTAAACGATGTATTAGAAGATGGGATCATCATTGTCCCTG GATAAACAACTGTGTGGGAGAAAGAAATCAAAAATACTTTATCCAATTTCTGGTCTATGTTGGAATATTGGCCATTTATGCACTAGGCTTGGTGATAACGTCATGGGTTATAGAATGTTCTCATTGTAGCAATGATATGGCCGTCAAACAAACGCGCAT CTTGCACTGCGTTATATTGGTGTTGGAATCAGCGTTGTTTGGCATGTTTGTCATCGCAGTACTGGTAGACCAATTTCTAGGTATTCTGGGAGAAGAAAACACAATGGAACGTGTGCAAAATAGTCATCATTATAAGAGAAATAGTTCACGTACTTTTGTGTTACTGTCTCAGGTTTGTGGTAAGGGTCATCCAATTTTGTGGATGCTCCCATGCCAAAATCCACCAAAATATACTTTCAGAAAAGATGCGTACCTGATTGATCATGAAATTTAA
- the Mo25 gene encoding calcium binding protein Mo25 — MPLFGKSQKSPAEVVKALKEAVNALERGDKKVEKAQEDVSKNLVHIKNMLYGTAETEPQADIVVAQLAQELYNSNLLLLLVQNLSRIDFEGKKDVAQVFNNILRRQIGTRSPTVEYICTKPEILFTLMSGYEHQDIALNCGTMLRECARYEALAKIMIYSDDFYNFFRYVEVSTFDIASDAFSTFKELLTRHKILSAEFLEINYDKVFSHYQRLLNSENYVTRRQSLKLLGELLLDRHNFTVMTRYISNPDNLKLMMNMLKEKSRNIQFEAFHVFKVFVANPNKPKPILDILLRNQEKLIEFLTRFHTDRSEDEQFNDEKAYLIKQIQELQSVHEN, encoded by the exons ATGCCTCTGTTCGGAAAGTCTCAAAAGAGTCCGGCGGAGGTCGTAAAAGCTCTTAAAGAGGCAGTAAATGCATTGGAGCGTGGTGATAAGAAGGTAGAAAAG GCTCAAGAGGATGTCAGTAAAAATTTGGTACACATAAAAAATATGCTTTATGGAACAGCTGAGACAGAGCCCCAAGCAGATATTGTTGTTGCCCAATTGGCACaagaattatataatagtaatttgTTGCTTTTACTTGTGCAGAATCTTAGTCGTATAGATTTTGAG GGAAAGAAAGATGTCGCGCAAGTGTTTAACAATATACTGCGAAGACAAATTGGAACCAGATCTCCAACAGTGGAATACATATGTACCAAACCAGAAATATTGTTTACTCTTATGTCTGG GTATGAGCACCAAGATATCGCCTTAAATTGTGGCACTATGTTAAGAGAATGTGCGAGATACGAGGCTCTGGCTAAAATAATGATCTATTCGGATGACTTTTACAATTTTTTCAGATATGTTGAAGTATCAACCTTCGACATAGCTTCCGACGCATTTTCTACATTCAAA GAATTACTTACCAGGCATAAAATACTGAGCGCTGAatttttagaaataaattaCGATAAAGTTTTCTCTCATTATCAAAGGTTATTGAATTCGGAAAACTATGTAACGCGACGACAGAGTTTGAAACTGCTAGGGGAACTTTTACTCGATAGACATAATTTTACC GTAATGACACGATATATTTCAAATCCTGATAATCTGAAGTTAATGATGAATATGCTCAAAGAGAAATCGCGTAATATACAGTTTGAAGCGTTTCACGTTTTTAAG GTGTTCGTGGCAAATCCAAACAAGCCAAAACCGATACTAGACATTTTACTGCGCAACCAGGAGAAGCTAATCGAATTCCTGACACGCTTCCACACTGATCGTTCCGAGGACGAGCAATTTAACGACGAGAAGGCGTACCTAATTAAACAAATTCAAGAACTTCAGTCTGTACATGAGAATTAA